Part of the Pirellulales bacterium genome is shown below.
TTAGACGATGCGCTGGCTGCGACCTTCGTCGCGGCCGCAGAACGGGTGCCGCTCACACCCGTCGAGGCAGTAAACGCAATTGGGACATCCCTGGGACGACTTAGCTGGCTGCCGCACGTCAAACGCTCGTAGCCGGCGGCGCGAAACCATTCACACATCTCTTCCTCGGTGTGCCGGTGGATATACCTTGGTGTGAAACGATCTCGGGCCGCATGCAGCGCCTCGCGGGCACCGTAGCGAACCGCGCCCTCCGGGTGACGCAGCGAGCGCAGCCACTGGTGAATAATATATAGCGGCACCAGCGGCGCCAGAGCAATGCTTTGGGCTCGATCCGGAAGGCGCCAAATCATCGGCCGCAGAGCGCGTTCCATCGTCATCAACATGCGTCGCTTAAGCGTTCGGCTTTCATCGTGGGGACTGTAGACCCAGACATAGAGCCGCCCATTTTCCACCGGCAATCGGGCGAGTCTATCGAACGCAGTCTTCGTGGAAAACGTGTGGTGGATTACGCCGAAGCTGTAGACAAAATCGAGCGTGCGATCGGCGAACGGGGGCGCAAACGCTGAAGCTTGTGCGATGTGGAGAAAGGGGTTTTTTCCAAAATGCTGATAGCCCGCGTCGACCGCGTGACCCAAATCGACCCCCACGATTTCGCAACCTTCCCGACGGGCCATATAGTCGGCTACGCCGCCGATTCCCATCCCGACTTCCAACGCCAGCTTGCCTTCCACTGGGAATTGGTCCAATTCCAGCACGAAGCGCATGCAGCGAAACCAGGCTTCGGGAGTCAAATTCCAATACGACCGGGCATCCCAATCGTAGCTGACCCATTCGCTGGAAAACGAGCGGAGCACGTCACTCTCACCCGGCATCGACGGTTCGTTTGGGAGCGCAAATCCCGGAAATTCACTGCGAAGCCGCTCGATGTGCAAATCGGCAAATCTCTGCGCCACGCCTGTCGAAAACGTCAGCAATCGCGGAATCCCACGATGGATCGGATAGAGCAACTTTCTCGAGCGATTAATCAACACGCCGGTGAGGATTTCCTTTGAAAGCGCGGCGGAATCTATCCCCAGCCGCTCAGCTCGCGCTGCATCGGCAGCGCCGAGCGGTTGATCGACGCTCTCCCACTGCCGGAGTTCCAGCCGCGTTCTGTCAAGCGGGCAAACCAAATGGTCCAATAGCCGCGGTTTCATGGATGCTTACGTTTGGCTGAGGGGCAGTTCGTCCGTAGCCAGCACATCGCGCGTTATTCGATACGCATTGGCCATGATCGTGAATGTGATGGTCGCTGATGGCAGCTCAGGCAGGACCGAGCCATCAACGATGTGTACGCGGGGAAGCTGCGGATGTTCACCGAGCAGATTCGTGCTGTTTGCTTCGCGACCAAGCGTCGGCGCCATCGGGAACGTGCTCCCGATGTGTTGTCCCTCGCCAGGCGTCCCCAGATAGTTCATGATCGGGAGCGGCCAAAACCCGAGTCTTCCGGCCCGTGATCGCAATCGCGAAAGCAGTTTGTTTATTTTCTTGTATACCGCACTGCACCTGAGATCATATCCTTTGAGTCGCAACCGTACCGGCCCGTTGGTTGCGTCGATCGCGCACTCGATGGGTGGACTTTCAGTAGAATGAAACAGTCCTTGAATAGCGCCGATCCTTGCTTCGAGGGCTCGCGCGGCGACATCGGACGCGCGCCCGAGAAAGGAGAAAAGTCGTTTCAGCCTTGCGGTTACCAGCGGATTATACGTAGAAAGTTGGAGGTGAATATTGTGGGGCGAAAGACTCGGATCGACGACCGCCATGAATAGCTGTGCGAGGGAGTATGTGCGCTCGGTCCGAACTCGCGATGCGTGGTCGAGAAACAACACCGGCGCCAAAAAGTATGGGTGAAACGCGATTCGCGCCTCACGAAGTCCGGCAATTGAACGCCCAAGTATCCGCAAATCTGATAGGACGCCGGCGCCGAGAAAGGCTCGATCCGATTCGTAACGAAATGATTCCCCGGTCATAGTGTTCACGCCAGAGACGATCACTCGATTCGGATGGCTTTCTAGCCGCTCCACAAGATGCTCGCGCAGGTAGCGGATTCTGCCCGATTCTATCCACTCCTGTAGCTGAGCACGCCCTTGGAAAATAGCATCATTCGGACATCCGGAGATGCACATGCCGCAGTAACGGCAGCGTTCAGGCTCGACGGCGAGCCGGGCGTCTCCGAACCAGATGCCATCCTTGTTGAGCCGCTCCCGGCTGCGCTCCATCCTCGCGCGCGCATTTGCGGCCTGGCGAGAGACCCTCAGTGCTGGCCGATGCACGTACCGGGGGTAGATGCCGTCCAGGTTATCGCTGGACCCGGCGGCAATCCCCAGCATGGGAGTGATAGCACGAAGTGCCTGGTCCCATCGATTCCAGGGTATGCCCCAATTTCTTACGTCCGCCGGTCGAGGAGGAAGCGTCGACGCACCCCAGACATTTAGCAGGCCGCCCTGCGCCCACGACTGGAGGAGCTTGGTTGATTCCTGCGCGTCTCCCTCCGTGGCCTCGGCGGCATAAGGGTAAAGGGACCGGAATTGGGGCCGAAGATTTACCCCTGGCCCATCAAACTCATATTCGCTTGCAATACTGCGGACGCCGTCATCCCAATCAGCGGGATCTGACGCCGCCATTCTTCGCTTGATCGCTTTTCCCGGCTCGTCGAGTTCCTTGCCAACGTCGAGGACAGTTATGTGATGCTCCGACTCAACCAAGGCCCGCAGACTTGCCAATGACGAGGGGCCGGTCCCGATCACAGTGAGATTCATCTGAGCGATATCGTCCTCTCGATCATCGACGGCAGATCATGCGACGGGATAAAGCTGACGTCTTTCAATTGCGGGTCGCAGCAGCCGTCGCAGATAAACCCCGTAAGTTGCCCAGCGGTCACGGGAAGCAGCGGCAACAACAGAGGTTCTGCGAAATAAAGCGGCCAGAGCATCCAGCGCACCGGTACGACTACGGAAGGCTTACAGCGACCCCGAGCCCGTTCGCAGAATCTCATCATTAGCGCCCGCATCGTGACGATCTCGGCGCCGCCGATCTCGACAATCGAGCCTTTCGAGGATTCGCCACCTGACCCTTCAACGAGCATCCAGATGTATTCCGCTAGGTCCTGAACGTCGATGGGCTGAACCTTTGCCAGGGCGCCACCAAACAGCGGCAGAACCGGAAGTCGCGTTAGTCTTTCAAGCGCCGTCCCGATCGGTGAACCCGGGCCCAGCACCATCGTTGGCCGAAGGATGATGTATGGGATTTGTGAATCCCGGACGGCCTGTTCGGCCGCCTGTTTGGACCTGGCGTAGGGGTATAGATGGCTCAGCGGCGAACGTACCGCTATCGAACTGATATAGATGACCTTGCTTACACCGGCTTCGCGGGCCGCG
Proteins encoded:
- a CDS encoding methyltransferase domain-containing protein — its product is MKPRLLDHLVCPLDRTRLELRQWESVDQPLGAADAARAERLGIDSAALSKEILTGVLINRSRKLLYPIHRGIPRLLTFSTGVAQRFADLHIERLRSEFPGFALPNEPSMPGESDVLRSFSSEWVSYDWDARSYWNLTPEAWFRCMRFVLELDQFPVEGKLALEVGMGIGGVADYMARREGCEIVGVDLGHAVDAGYQHFGKNPFLHIAQASAFAPPFADRTLDFVYSFGVIHHTFSTKTAFDRLARLPVENGRLYVWVYSPHDESRTLKRRMLMTMERALRPMIWRLPDRAQSIALAPLVPLYIIHQWLRSLRHPEGAVRYGAREALHAARDRFTPRYIHRHTEEEMCEWFRAAGYERLTCGSQLSRPRDVPIAFTASTGVSGTRSAAATKVAASASSNQEPTATERRRTPSPLAPG
- a CDS encoding NAD-dependent epimerase/dehydratase family protein translates to MDATLNTMVESRQHSKGSKVVGITGTRGFLAKALLGSSRSSKNRVITLARRPSETAAPSVESRCLDLSNETVEPDLAGIDTLVHVAAETGKASRTRFDAINNLATRRLLIAAREAGVSKVIYISSIAVRSPLSHLYPYARSKQAAEQAVRDSQIPYIILRPTMVLGPGSPIGTALERLTRLPVLPLFGGALAKVQPIDVQDLAEYIWMLVEGSGGESSKGSIVEIGGAEIVTMRALMMRFCERARGRCKPSVVVPVRWMLWPLYFAEPLLLPLLPVTAGQLTGFICDGCCDPQLKDVSFIPSHDLPSMIERTISLR
- a CDS encoding 4Fe-4S binding protein: MNLTVIGTGPSSLASLRALVESEHHITVLDVGKELDEPGKAIKRRMAASDPADWDDGVRSIASEYEFDGPGVNLRPQFRSLYPYAAEATEGDAQESTKLLQSWAQGGLLNVWGASTLPPRPADVRNWGIPWNRWDQALRAITPMLGIAAGSSDNLDGIYPRYVHRPALRVSRQAANARARMERSRERLNKDGIWFGDARLAVEPERCRYCGMCISGCPNDAIFQGRAQLQEWIESGRIRYLREHLVERLESHPNRVIVSGVNTMTGESFRYESDRAFLGAGVLSDLRILGRSIAGLREARIAFHPYFLAPVLFLDHASRVRTERTYSLAQLFMAVVDPSLSPHNIHLQLSTYNPLVTARLKRLFSFLGRASDVAARALEARIGAIQGLFHSTESPPIECAIDATNGPVRLRLKGYDLRCSAVYKKINKLLSRLRSRAGRLGFWPLPIMNYLGTPGEGQHIGSTFPMAPTLGREANSTNLLGEHPQLPRVHIVDGSVLPELPSATITFTIMANAYRITRDVLATDELPLSQT